A window from Opitutia bacterium ISCC 52 encodes these proteins:
- a CDS encoding HD domain-containing protein has translation MKLPKSEHFPVPEELIPVLDAVASRGTPQIAGGAVRDWLLGESSKDLDIEVFGCAWDELVSTLMPFGKVDLVGKSFGVAKFTKSGWEVDFSLPRSEVKTACGHKGFDVVPDPNLDPERAALRRDFTINAISYDWKAKKMVDPLGGVEDLKNRRLKHSSDAFIEDPLRVLRGFQFCARFELQPADETIDLCRSIKSSFAELPIERVWIEWEKWATRSRKPSLGLAFLQASGWLDHFPEIAALIDCPQDPAWHPEGNVFVHTCHCLDALTELQVFQQSDRLERLTLMFAVLAHDFGKPETTEKKLKGDVERWVSPRHDQAGIPLAEKFLLSIGSPHSFIPHVQSLVGNHMASVQIRKRPSLPQVRRLARRVQPASLEQLFTVIRSDIAGRPPLPTSPSEGLMWLEEVAHEESLHVDPPTPIVLGRHLISRGLEPGEHFKGILDALFERQLDGQFKTLEDAEPHITEVCNGQLT, from the coding sequence GTGAAATTACCTAAATCTGAGCATTTCCCAGTCCCCGAGGAACTGATTCCTGTTTTAGATGCAGTGGCTTCGCGGGGAACTCCTCAAATCGCCGGCGGAGCGGTGAGGGACTGGCTTCTTGGCGAGAGTAGCAAAGACCTGGATATCGAGGTTTTTGGATGTGCTTGGGACGAGCTGGTCTCAACCCTTATGCCATTTGGGAAAGTTGATTTGGTTGGAAAGAGCTTTGGAGTGGCTAAGTTTACTAAGTCTGGGTGGGAAGTTGATTTTTCTCTGCCTCGCTCAGAAGTTAAAACTGCCTGCGGACACAAGGGATTCGACGTAGTCCCAGATCCTAATTTGGATCCCGAGCGAGCGGCCCTAAGAAGGGATTTTACGATCAATGCGATTTCCTATGATTGGAAAGCAAAGAAGATGGTCGATCCATTGGGCGGAGTGGAAGATTTAAAAAACCGGCGGCTTAAACACTCCAGCGACGCATTCATTGAGGATCCCTTGCGAGTACTAAGAGGATTTCAGTTTTGTGCTCGGTTTGAATTGCAGCCAGCCGATGAAACAATCGATTTGTGCCGAAGTATTAAATCCAGTTTTGCGGAACTACCCATCGAGCGTGTTTGGATTGAGTGGGAGAAATGGGCCACTCGATCCCGGAAACCCTCTTTGGGGTTAGCATTTCTCCAGGCTTCTGGCTGGCTCGATCACTTTCCAGAAATAGCCGCTTTGATTGATTGCCCTCAGGATCCAGCCTGGCATCCGGAAGGGAATGTGTTTGTGCATACCTGTCATTGTTTAGATGCGCTGACAGAGTTGCAGGTGTTTCAGCAGTCCGATCGTTTGGAGCGATTAACTTTGATGTTTGCCGTTTTGGCCCATGACTTTGGTAAGCCTGAGACAACGGAAAAGAAGCTGAAAGGGGATGTTGAGCGTTGGGTCAGTCCTCGCCACGATCAGGCGGGAATACCCTTGGCGGAAAAGTTTCTTCTTTCGATTGGTTCTCCGCATTCCTTTATCCCTCATGTTCAGTCGTTGGTTGGAAACCATATGGCTTCCGTTCAGATTAGGAAGCGCCCCAGTCTTCCGCAAGTGAGGCGATTGGCCCGGCGAGTTCAACCAGCTAGTCTAGAGCAATTATTCACGGTTATCAGGTCCGACATAGCGGGTCGCCCACCTTTGCCAACTAGCCCAAGTGAGGGATTAATGTGGTTGGAGGAAGTTGCTCACGAGGAATCGCTTCATGTGGATCCCCCTACACCGATTGTCCTAGGTCGTCACCTTATCAGCCGTGGGTTAGAACCCGGGGAGCATTTTAAGGGGATTCTGGATGCGTTGTTTGAGCGGCAGTTGGATGGACAATTTAAGACACTGGAAGACGCAGAGCCCCACATTACAGAAGTTTGTAACGGTCAATTGACATAG